One window of Equus quagga isolate Etosha38 chromosome 4, UCLA_HA_Equagga_1.0, whole genome shotgun sequence genomic DNA carries:
- the LOC124238708 gene encoding translation initiation factor IF-2-like, with protein MTRKSQKTGFCLRIFTPADGLSTPRGKGCTQAPSQRSAAASPRPRRNYPGAPPAPQLRPAPAGRRGHTLSPLGPRPAARAAGRRPAPPVTAQPCPATRLQFSNLNCKLRLPSALPSPRATSQGVRSPLLAVVRKSKSGSCHARSSPAPPRAGAGERVPGRQRRGAGREPPGGAAPREPAAARAVSVCRRASAGLPRLAGGLGLRLRTPEPAPFPLGAETPECGRGPEEGSGGVGGSRVPWDPRAGGDGLGLCRPSNGRMLRPPSRIAAGVLLPWFPRVQRGGRPVVLPTPLSARRACLCVSECLCVCALSPGRPGLSPARVPPGPPRDRLPRVPCTSRRRGRSCPSRVHSCGVGTGRVHIWTRGRVLLTLLLGSEVCAHPLGHFQLLLVNSFSMFASVVPVMC; from the exons ATGACCCGGAAGAGTCAGAAAACAGGTTTTTG tctGCGGATATTCACACCTGCAGACGGACTGAGCACCCCGAGGGGGAAGGGGTGCACCCAGGCACCCTCGCAGCGCAGCGCCGCCGCCTCACCCCGGCCTCGCCGCAATTACCCGGGCGCCCCACCTGCTCCGCAGCTCCGTCCCGCCCCGGCCGGCCGGCGCGGCCACACCCTCTCGCCGCTGGGGCCCCGCCCCGCAGCACGCGCCGCCGGccggcgccccgccccgcccgtcAC CGCCCAGCCCTGCCCCGCGACGCGGCTGCAGTTTTCAAACCTCAACTGTAAGCTCCGGTTGCCGTCCGCGCTGCCGTCGCCGAGAGCCACCTCCCAGGGGGTCAGGTCGCCCCTGTTGGCCGTTGTCCGGAAGAGTAAAAGTGGGTCCTGCCACGCCCGGAGCTCCCCGGCGCCTCCCCGGGCCGGAGCTGGAGAACGCGTCCCGGGGCGGCAGCGGCGTGGGGCGGGACGGGAGCCCCCTGGAGGGGCAGCCCCGAGGGAGCCTGCTGCGGCCCGAGCGGTCAGTGTCTGCCGCCGCGCGTCCGCGGGCCTGCCGCGGCTGGCGGGTGGGCTCGGGCTGCGACTCCGAACCCCTGAgccagccccctttcccctgggtGCAGAGACCCCCGAATGTGGGAGGGGTCCCGAGGAGGGATCAGGCGGGGTGGGCGGATCCAGGGTCCCCTGGGACCCCCGGGCTGGCGGAGATGGGCTCGGACTCTGCCGCCCCTCGAATGGCCGAATGCTCCGGCCCCCTAGCCGCATTGCGGCTGGAGTCCTGCTCCCCTGGTTTCCTCGGGTTCAGCGCGGGGGGCGGCCGGTGGTCCTCCCGACACCCCTCTCCGCCCGGAGAGCGTGTCTGTGTGTCAgtgagtgtctgtgtgtctgcGCGCTGTCGCCCGGCCGGCCCGGGCTCTCCCCGGCTCGCGTCCCGCCGGGCCCCCCTCGCGACCGGCTCCCTCGCGTCCCTTGCACGTCGCGTCGACGTGGTCGGTCGTGTCCCTCCCGAGTTCACAGCTGTGGTGTGGGCACAGGTCGTGTACACATCTGGACTCGTGGACGCGTCCTGCTCACTCTGCTGCTTGGCTCTGAAGTTTGTGCTCATCCTCTGGGGCATTTTCAGTTGCTGCTCGTGAACAGTTTTTCAA TGTTTGCATCTGTGGTACCAGTGATGTGCTGA